One region of Anaeromyxobacter paludicola genomic DNA includes:
- a CDS encoding AtpZ/AtpI family protein codes for MASVGGFTALGYGLDRWMGHTVQWFLVTGAVIGVAVGFVGFFRQLLRADAAAKRLRA; via the coding sequence ATGGCCTCCGTGGGCGGGTTCACGGCGCTCGGCTACGGGCTCGACCGCTGGATGGGCCACACCGTGCAGTGGTTCCTGGTCACCGGCGCGGTGATCGGGGTCGCGGTCGGATTCGTCGGCTTCTTCAGACAACTGTTGCGCGCCGACGCTGCTGCGAAGCGTCTGCGCGCCTGA
- a CDS encoding fatty acid desaturase family protein, giving the protein MPQTLDARQAATPRYARWAVHLLHDPRDGVFVALAMQCAALSLAGVGLFFAGRFFWAGALIYWLVLCLGLVDRFTLMLHCTSHRPLFARRHARLNRIIPWLLAPFFGQTPETYFAHHVGMHHQEENLAGDLSTTMRYRRDSLGAWLRYWGRFMTLGIVDLSRYLARRRRRKLLRRVLVGEGLYLLAVLALLLFDPAATLVVFLAPLVLIRTLMMMGNWAQHAFVSPDRPEDPYRASLTCINTRYNRRCFNDGYHVVHHLTPRCHWTEHPERFERTLPEYGRHDAIVLEGLDFFQVWVLLVTHRWRRLARAFVQLPGAPARSEAEVIALLRGRVGPILGREAAPRARAGEHPTVEAGESPA; this is encoded by the coding sequence GTGCCCCAAACGCTCGATGCCCGCCAGGCGGCGACTCCGCGATACGCCCGATGGGCCGTCCACTTACTTCATGACCCCCGCGACGGGGTCTTCGTCGCGCTGGCGATGCAGTGCGCCGCACTGTCGCTCGCGGGGGTGGGGCTCTTCTTCGCCGGGCGCTTCTTCTGGGCCGGAGCGCTGATCTACTGGCTCGTGCTCTGCCTCGGGCTCGTGGATCGATTCACGCTCATGCTCCACTGCACCTCGCACCGCCCCTTGTTCGCACGGCGTCACGCGAGGTTGAACCGGATCATCCCCTGGCTGCTCGCCCCGTTCTTCGGGCAGACACCCGAGACGTACTTCGCGCATCACGTCGGCATGCACCATCAGGAGGAGAACCTGGCCGGCGACCTCAGCACGACGATGCGGTACCGGCGCGACTCCCTTGGAGCCTGGCTCCGCTACTGGGGCCGGTTCATGACGCTCGGGATCGTAGATCTCTCAAGGTACCTGGCGCGCCGCCGGCGGCGAAAGCTGCTTCGGCGCGTGCTGGTTGGGGAGGGGCTCTACCTGCTTGCGGTGCTGGCGCTCTTGCTCTTCGACCCCGCCGCCACGCTGGTGGTGTTTCTCGCGCCGCTCGTTCTCATCCGAACCCTGATGATGATGGGGAACTGGGCCCAGCATGCGTTCGTCAGCCCCGATCGGCCCGAGGACCCGTATCGAGCGAGCCTCACCTGCATCAACACGCGCTACAACCGCCGCTGCTTCAACGACGGGTACCACGTGGTGCACCACCTCACACCGCGCTGCCACTGGACCGAGCATCCGGAGCGCTTCGAGCGCACCCTGCCGGAGTACGGCCGTCACGATGCGATCGTCCTCGAGGGGCTCGACTTCTTCCAGGTGTGGGTCCTGCTCGTGACGCACCGCTGGCGGCGGCTGGCGAGGGCCTTCGTGCAGTTGCCCGGCGCTCCGGCCCGGAGCGAGGCCGAGGTCATCGCGCTGCTGCGCGGGCGCGTGGGACCCATTCTCGGCCGCGAGGCAGCGCCGCGCGCCCGAGCCGGCGAACACCCGACGGTGGAGGCCGGCGAATCGCCGGCCTGA
- a CDS encoding type IV toxin-antitoxin system AbiEi family antitoxin domain-containing protein encodes MKPAEPANYSARIYSAPLSRREVSLLAEWERERRVILTMDVIRQAVGADAAQDVAWRLVQKRALARIGRGKYLVRPLRTLNRATTPSAAVLAAALLQGEPYYLGGRWALTFHRLTEQQYSSALDAFAARRHQGRRLGAARLAFHRVQAAQFDYGIAAVTVEGVPVQLSDPERTLLDLLDFPSVAGTSDDALRLVEPVLPKVSARKLVEYAARGSRSSTCQRLGVLLERAGVSGRVVAALHERVRSTKSVLSMRPGVPRVGRLNPSWRVVENDA; translated from the coding sequence ATGAAACCCGCAGAGCCTGCGAACTACAGCGCACGCATCTACAGCGCCCCGCTGTCGCGGCGTGAGGTAAGCCTGCTGGCTGAATGGGAGCGGGAGCGGCGCGTCATCCTCACGATGGACGTCATCCGGCAGGCGGTGGGGGCCGATGCGGCGCAGGATGTGGCCTGGCGACTCGTCCAGAAGAGGGCCTTGGCGCGCATCGGCCGCGGCAAGTACCTGGTACGCCCTCTCCGCACGCTCAACCGGGCGACGACCCCCTCTGCGGCCGTCCTGGCGGCAGCGCTGTTACAGGGTGAGCCGTACTACCTTGGCGGCCGCTGGGCGCTGACCTTTCACCGCCTGACCGAGCAGCAGTACTCGTCCGCGCTGGACGCGTTCGCGGCTCGACGCCACCAGGGCCGCCGGCTCGGCGCTGCCCGTCTCGCGTTTCACCGGGTGCAGGCCGCGCAGTTCGATTACGGCATCGCGGCGGTAACGGTCGAGGGCGTGCCGGTGCAGCTCAGCGATCCCGAGCGCACCCTGCTCGACCTGCTGGACTTCCCGTCCGTCGCGGGCACCAGCGACGACGCGCTCCGGCTGGTCGAGCCCGTGCTCCCGAAGGTCTCGGCGCGCAAGCTCGTCGAGTACGCGGCGAGAGGTTCCCGGAGCAGCACGTGTCAGCGGCTCGGCGTCTTGCTCGAGCGAGCGGGCGTATCGGGCCGGGTAGTCGCCGCCCTTCACGAGAGAGTGCGGTCGACGAAGTCGGTGCTGTCGATGCGCCCTGGGGTTCCTCGGGTAGGGCGCCTGAACCCGAGCTGGCGTGTCGTGGAGAACGACGCGTGA
- a CDS encoding fatty acid desaturase family protein: MHPSIEQPNAATQHPNTLRVELDALRQEYASKVGPADAEYIRGVRAVARSAKVAGRLLVHFSLEPISWSAGVAALTVYKVLENMEIGHNVLHGQYDFMHDPLLGSATYEWEMVGTAKSWKRAHNATHHVFTNVIGRDRDFGYDAFRFSADVPWRPFHLVQPLLSPLSGLFFEYSIGAYDLGLLDVLGPRSARGEGPRRRPAHEVARDLWAFARKVARKGAVEYVLYPGLAGPFAPKVLLGNALADGFRNVWAYAVIYCGHLTERTATFSEEELATEDRTGWYARQVTGSSNFEASRIVHVLSGHLGFQIEHHLFPNLPAWRYPEMAPRVRDICERHGLRYATGSLASQFASAMRRLVRFALPGSGERVMGVSPDASEIKEKK, encoded by the coding sequence GTGCATCCGTCAATCGAGCAGCCGAACGCCGCTACCCAGCATCCGAACACCCTACGCGTCGAGCTCGACGCGCTCCGCCAGGAGTACGCGTCGAAGGTCGGTCCCGCCGACGCGGAGTACATTCGCGGCGTGCGCGCCGTCGCACGGAGCGCGAAGGTCGCAGGACGGCTCCTCGTCCACTTCAGCCTGGAGCCGATCTCCTGGAGCGCGGGCGTCGCCGCGCTCACCGTCTACAAGGTGCTCGAGAACATGGAGATCGGCCACAACGTGCTGCACGGTCAGTACGACTTCATGCACGACCCGTTGCTCGGCTCGGCGACGTACGAGTGGGAGATGGTCGGCACTGCGAAGAGTTGGAAGCGAGCCCACAACGCGACGCACCACGTCTTCACCAACGTGATCGGGCGAGACCGCGACTTCGGGTACGACGCGTTCCGGTTCTCGGCCGACGTGCCGTGGAGGCCGTTCCACCTCGTCCAGCCACTGCTGAGCCCGCTCAGCGGGCTCTTCTTCGAGTACTCGATCGGCGCATATGACCTCGGCCTCCTCGACGTGCTCGGCCCGCGGTCAGCGCGAGGCGAAGGGCCGAGGCGGCGCCCGGCGCACGAGGTGGCGCGAGACCTGTGGGCGTTCGCCCGCAAGGTCGCGCGGAAGGGGGCTGTCGAGTACGTGCTCTACCCCGGGCTCGCGGGGCCTTTCGCGCCGAAGGTGCTCCTCGGCAACGCGCTCGCGGACGGGTTCCGGAACGTCTGGGCCTACGCCGTCATCTACTGCGGCCACCTCACGGAACGGACCGCAACCTTCTCCGAGGAGGAGCTCGCGACCGAGGACAGGACGGGGTGGTACGCGCGCCAGGTGACCGGCTCCTCGAACTTCGAGGCGAGCCGGATCGTACACGTCCTGAGCGGACACCTCGGGTTCCAGATCGAGCATCACCTCTTCCCGAACCTTCCGGCCTGGCGCTACCCGGAGATGGCGCCGCGCGTCCGGGACATCTGCGAGCGTCACGGCCTTCGGTACGCGACCGGGTCGCTCGCCTCGCAGTTCGCGAGTGCGATGCGACGGCTCGTCCGCTTCGCGCTGCCGGGGAGCGGGGAGCGCGTGATGGGCGTCTCGCCCGACGCCTCCGAGATCAAGGAGAAGAAGTAG
- a CDS encoding PAS domain-containing protein has translation MVRPLPPTDQDPDALFLVVFEEYVQRAAPVHERGDALRQRGAAVGERGAEHLERRVEQEDGRDRAALRRPQNLFQSTQIATIFLDRQSRIARFTPAVSRGQGRNSRATES, from the coding sequence GTGGTCCGACCGCTCCCGCCCACCGACCAGGATCCAGACGCGCTGTTCCTAGTCGTCTTCGAGGAGTACGTCCAACGAGCAGCTCCAGTCCATGAACGAGGAGATGCACTCCGCCAACGAGGAGCTGCAGTCGGTGAACGAGGAGCTGAACACCTTGAACGCCGAGTTGAGCAAGAAGATGGACGAGATCGAGCTGCTCTACGGCGACCTCAGAACCTGTTCCAGAGCACGCAGATCGCCACCATCTTCCTGGACCGCCAGTCCCGGATCGCACGCTTCACGCCGGCGGTCTCCCGCGGACAGGGGCGGAATTCCCGCGCAACAGAATCCTGA
- a CDS encoding chemotaxis protein CheB, with the protein MTEPDPKAMRDAQETSWRAAEGERLLVVGIGASAGGLEAFERFLRRAPHSIGLAFVFVQHLDPEHESILAEILGRETDIPVAFAKDGQEIEPDHVHVIPPDTTLLVERGRLRLVAAETRGTRQPINAFLTSLAEDQRENAVGIVLSGTGSDGALGIAAVKRHGGATFAQLPSDARYDSMPQAAIATGQVDQTLTVEEIPAALAELAARRRQHPGESARGESEGLRELFELLSRQTGHDFSRYKRSTILRRLHRRMTATSTATIRDYVAQLSRDEGESHQLTDDLMINVTAFFRDGEPFQALESVVIPDVLERHSSEGVRIWVPACASGEEAYTVAMLVRERLDRMKRPPKAQIFATDIDASALAEARRGRYGSVIEKQVSPERLARFFVKRGESYTVTKDIRDLCIFTAHDVARDPPFSRMDVVCCRNLLIYLEPALQRRVLETLHYALRPGGYLLLGKAEMMGTRELELFEVVEKADRLFRRRDGGRRPELPAIVEREASALLSGVAPLARRSGPDVRSAADRTRKIVLEEYAPASVVVDGRGEIRYLWGTDLGVYLPPQPGPPATNLMHLVRPELKVGLGASFHSAARQPSPVVHRDLTVLVDGVERRLNVVVRRVPATEQDPDELFLVVFQELRATAIARGEPLDAPTVERFRRLELELANSRERLQFTVDELENANEALRAANEQLQSTNEELHSSNEELQTSQEELQSVNEELNTVNAELSKKVDEMEVLLGDLQNLFQSTQIATVFLDRNLRISRFTPEAMAMFGFAEGDVGRALSDFAARFDAEGVPREVERVLQTLEPIDRTVRTAEGGRFFLMRINPYRTPSNVIAGVVMSFTDVTKLKEVESALREAMAERGRAEQALRDADRRKDEFLAVLSHELRNPLAPILNGVRILELTPPGGEEARRAQRIIARQAGHLSRLVDDLLDATRVSHGKLQLHREHLDLGDLVLRTAEDHREIFTARGLSLDVDAASATAWVDGDRTRLSQVIGNLLQNSAKFTPRGGSARLALEIAQGRAEVHLRDSGVGIERAMLPHLFEPFRQADATLDRSAGGLGLGLALVKGLVEAHGGDVEAKSFGRGTGTEFVVRLPLAAAPPDAREPEPGTPPRARRVLVIDDNDDGADTLRAVLELEGHTVEVAHDGPGGIERSREFRPDVVVCDVGLPGMSGYKVAQVLRSDPALRGTFLIALTGYALPDDQRRATDAGFDVHLAKPPTVEQLRSAIGRAP; encoded by the coding sequence ATGACCGAACCAGATCCCAAGGCGATGAGGGACGCACAAGAGACTTCGTGGCGCGCAGCCGAAGGCGAGCGGCTGCTCGTGGTCGGCATCGGCGCCTCCGCCGGCGGCCTAGAAGCGTTCGAGCGCTTCCTGCGTCGGGCTCCTCACTCGATCGGCCTCGCGTTCGTGTTCGTGCAGCACCTCGACCCCGAGCACGAGAGCATCCTCGCCGAGATCCTCGGACGCGAGACCGACATCCCGGTCGCGTTCGCAAAGGACGGCCAGGAGATCGAGCCCGACCACGTCCACGTCATTCCGCCGGACACGACCCTCCTCGTCGAGCGCGGGAGGCTTCGCCTCGTCGCCGCCGAGACCCGCGGCACCCGGCAACCGATCAACGCCTTCCTGACCTCGCTGGCCGAGGACCAGCGCGAGAACGCCGTGGGGATCGTGCTCTCCGGGACGGGCTCCGACGGCGCCCTCGGGATCGCGGCCGTGAAGCGACACGGGGGAGCGACCTTCGCCCAGCTCCCGAGCGACGCCCGCTACGACAGCATGCCGCAGGCCGCGATCGCGACCGGCCAGGTGGACCAAACGCTAACCGTCGAGGAGATCCCGGCGGCGCTCGCGGAGCTCGCCGCGAGGCGGCGGCAGCACCCCGGGGAGAGCGCGCGCGGCGAGTCCGAAGGGCTGCGGGAGCTGTTCGAGCTCCTCAGCCGTCAGACGGGGCACGACTTCAGCCGGTATAAGCGGAGCACCATCCTCCGGCGGCTGCACCGGCGGATGACGGCGACGAGCACGGCGACGATACGCGACTACGTCGCGCAGCTCTCGCGCGACGAGGGCGAGAGCCACCAGCTCACCGACGATCTGATGATCAACGTTACCGCGTTCTTCCGGGACGGCGAGCCGTTCCAGGCGCTCGAGAGCGTGGTGATCCCTGACGTGCTGGAGCGCCACTCCAGCGAGGGCGTCCGGATCTGGGTGCCCGCCTGCGCCTCCGGCGAGGAGGCCTATACGGTGGCGATGCTGGTGCGCGAGCGGCTGGACCGCATGAAGCGTCCGCCGAAGGCCCAGATCTTCGCGACGGACATCGACGCGTCGGCTCTCGCCGAGGCGCGCCGCGGCCGGTACGGGAGCGTCATCGAGAAGCAAGTGAGCCCGGAGCGGCTGGCGCGCTTCTTCGTGAAGCGTGGCGAATCCTACACGGTGACCAAGGACATTCGGGACCTCTGTATCTTCACGGCCCACGACGTCGCGAGGGACCCGCCGTTCTCGCGCATGGACGTCGTGTGCTGCCGCAACCTCCTCATCTACCTCGAGCCGGCCCTCCAGCGGCGCGTCCTCGAGACGCTTCATTACGCGCTCCGGCCCGGTGGGTACCTGCTCCTCGGCAAGGCCGAGATGATGGGCACCCGGGAGCTCGAGCTCTTCGAGGTGGTGGAGAAGGCCGATCGGCTGTTCCGCCGCCGCGACGGGGGGCGTCGCCCGGAGCTCCCGGCGATCGTCGAGCGCGAGGCGTCGGCGCTCCTTTCCGGCGTGGCGCCGCTGGCACGACGGAGCGGCCCGGACGTGCGCAGCGCCGCCGATCGTACCCGGAAGATCGTCCTCGAGGAGTACGCGCCGGCATCGGTGGTGGTCGATGGCCGGGGGGAGATCCGTTACCTCTGGGGTACGGACCTGGGCGTCTATCTGCCGCCTCAGCCCGGTCCGCCCGCGACCAACCTGATGCACCTCGTCCGACCGGAGCTGAAGGTGGGGCTCGGGGCCTCTTTCCACAGCGCCGCGAGGCAACCGAGCCCGGTCGTCCACAGGGACCTCACGGTGCTCGTGGACGGCGTCGAGCGGCGCCTCAACGTCGTCGTCCGCCGCGTTCCAGCGACGGAGCAGGATCCCGACGAGCTATTCCTCGTCGTCTTCCAGGAGCTTCGCGCGACCGCCATCGCTCGGGGCGAACCGCTCGATGCGCCCACGGTGGAGCGGTTCAGGCGGCTCGAGCTGGAGCTCGCGAATTCCCGGGAGCGCCTACAGTTCACGGTGGACGAGCTCGAGAACGCGAACGAGGCCCTCCGCGCCGCCAACGAGCAGCTCCAGTCCACGAACGAGGAACTGCACTCGTCCAACGAAGAGCTGCAGACGTCCCAGGAGGAGCTGCAGTCCGTGAACGAGGAGCTCAACACGGTCAACGCCGAGCTCTCCAAGAAGGTGGACGAGATGGAGGTCCTCCTCGGCGACCTCCAGAACCTCTTCCAGAGCACGCAGATCGCGACGGTGTTCCTCGACCGAAACCTCCGCATCTCGCGCTTCACGCCCGAGGCGATGGCCATGTTCGGCTTCGCCGAGGGGGACGTGGGACGGGCGCTCTCTGACTTCGCCGCGCGGTTCGACGCGGAGGGCGTGCCCCGCGAGGTCGAGCGGGTTCTGCAGACGCTCGAGCCGATCGATCGAACGGTCCGGACCGCCGAAGGTGGCCGCTTCTTCCTCATGCGGATAAATCCCTACCGTACGCCCTCGAACGTCATCGCCGGCGTCGTGATGTCCTTCACGGACGTGACGAAGCTGAAGGAGGTCGAGTCGGCCCTCCGTGAGGCGATGGCGGAGCGCGGGCGCGCCGAGCAGGCGCTGCGGGACGCCGACCGCCGCAAGGACGAGTTCCTCGCCGTGCTGTCGCACGAACTCCGAAACCCGCTCGCCCCGATCCTGAATGGTGTCCGCATCCTTGAGCTCACGCCGCCGGGCGGCGAAGAGGCGCGGCGCGCCCAGCGGATCATCGCGCGCCAGGCGGGACACCTCTCGCGGCTCGTGGACGACCTCCTCGACGCGACGCGCGTCTCCCACGGCAAGCTCCAGCTCCACCGCGAGCACCTCGATCTAGGAGATCTCGTTCTGCGCACGGCCGAGGATCACCGCGAGATCTTCACGGCGCGCGGGTTGAGCCTCGACGTCGATGCGGCGTCGGCCACCGCCTGGGTGGACGGCGACCGCACGCGCCTCTCGCAGGTGATCGGGAACCTCCTGCAGAACTCGGCGAAATTCACTCCTCGAGGAGGCTCGGCCCGGCTCGCCCTCGAGATCGCCCAAGGGCGCGCGGAGGTTCACCTGCGCGACAGCGGGGTCGGCATCGAGCGCGCGATGCTCCCCCACCTCTTCGAGCCGTTCCGTCAGGCCGACGCCACGCTCGATCGGAGTGCTGGCGGCCTGGGACTCGGACTCGCGCTCGTGAAGGGGCTCGTCGAGGCGCACGGCGGAGACGTCGAGGCAAAGAGCTTCGGCCGGGGCACGGGGACCGAGTTCGTGGTGCGGCTGCCGCTCGCGGCGGCGCCGCCCGACGCGCGTGAGCCCGAACCGGGCACACCGCCTCGTGCGCGCCGAGTCCTCGTCATCGACGACAACGACGACGGTGCCGACACCCTGCGCGCGGTGCTCGAGCTAGAGGGCCACACCGTCGAGGTCGCGCACGACGGTCCAGGGGGAATCGAGCGGAGTCGCGAGTTCCGTCCCGACGTCGTGGTGTGCGACGTCGGCCTTCCCGGTATGAGCGGGTACAAGGTGGCACAGGTGCTGCGGAGCGATCCGGCGCTTCGCGGAACGTTCCTGATAGCGCTAACGGGTTACGCGCTCCCCGACGACCAGCGTCGCGCCACGGACGCCGGCTTCGACGTTCACCTCGCGAAACCGCCCACGGTCGAGCAGCTCAGGAGCGCGATCGGGCGGGCCCCTTAG
- a CDS encoding nucleotidyl transferase AbiEii/AbiGii toxin family protein yields the protein MSVSPPPLPERPLLADLCREAAARERVEPQLIEKDFYLTRLLWALGQRFGDALLLKGGTLLSKADLGFFRMSEDADLVLPGTPSRRGLQNVNRMRHVRDAIKDVAGEVGVSARFPAGELHNKAAHGVWQLDYASEFGPQGIMLEVSIRPVLRPVREGRLRQLLADPLASDMTDARCFALDALEAHAEKVRLPSRARLSAISTTSIVCSTPAPICLRQRSWVSSMPSSPS from the coding sequence GTGAGCGTGAGCCCGCCGCCGCTCCCGGAGCGCCCGCTTCTCGCGGACCTGTGCCGCGAGGCGGCCGCGCGGGAGCGCGTCGAGCCGCAGCTCATCGAGAAGGACTTCTACCTGACGAGGCTGCTCTGGGCGCTCGGCCAGCGGTTCGGGGACGCGCTCCTGCTGAAGGGCGGGACGCTCCTCAGCAAGGCCGACCTGGGCTTCTTCCGAATGTCGGAGGACGCGGATCTTGTGCTGCCCGGAACGCCGAGCCGGCGAGGGTTACAGAACGTCAACCGCATGCGCCACGTGCGCGACGCGATCAAGGACGTGGCCGGGGAAGTAGGCGTGTCGGCGCGGTTCCCAGCGGGGGAACTGCACAACAAGGCCGCGCATGGCGTCTGGCAGCTCGACTACGCCTCCGAGTTCGGCCCGCAAGGAATCATGCTCGAGGTTTCCATCCGTCCGGTGCTGCGTCCAGTGCGCGAAGGCCGGCTTCGACAGCTCCTCGCCGATCCGCTTGCGAGCGACATGACCGACGCGAGGTGCTTCGCGCTCGACGCCCTCGAAGCGCATGCGGAGAAGGTGCGGCTGCCTTCACGCGCGAGGCTATCCGCGATTTCTACGACCTCGATCGTTTGCTCGACGCCGGCGCCGATCTGTCTTCGCCAGCGTTCGTGGGTCTCGTCGATGCCAAGCTCGCCGAGTTGA